From the Helianthus annuus cultivar XRQ/B chromosome 17, HanXRQr2.0-SUNRISE, whole genome shotgun sequence genome, the window actgtgtcctttgtcttcaataattacagaaaacatactcgatgtttgcaaacccttgcaagttatgtcctttggccctaactcagttaattttttgtggttaaatctgaccaaatggaccccagatgagggtattttggtcattttactctcatgtggggtccatttcgttagatttaaccacaaaaataccctcatgtggggtccatttggtcagatttaaccacaaaaaataactgagttatggctaaaggacaaaacttgcaagggtttgcaaacatcgagtacgttttctgtaattattgaagacaaaggacacagtttgcaataagtgacatacataaaggacgatttttgtaatttactcaaaaataaaggacaaaactcttcaattttgaacataaaggacaacgcctgaaaatgagtataaagataaagaacaatccttgaaattcactccaTGCAAAATGAACCTGACTCGTGTGGTTCTCTGCTTAATCGTCCTAGCGATTCAACCGTGTAGACTACGCTCACGTGGATGAAATACTAGTTTGTTCAAGAACACATACATATATTATACCGAACACgcacattaatacataatatatgtaggcaaaagatcaaatacaaataatcttaacatactaaacatacaaattgaaggaaaacccaaaaagacaaggtggcatttttgtaattaccaccaactatcaaagttacaaccaaaaatacctaaaaaaacacaaattttttttttaacattttttattaaaaaatcgctacatttcgttagcaaaaaaaaaaaataaataaataaaaaataaaaaaaaaatttttttttggctgctactaaaagtagcgattttttaataaaaaatgttaaaaaataaaataaaataatttgtgtgttttttttatttttttagatttttttaggttttttggggggtttagtttttagcattttagcttgggggggggggggggggttaggtttttttttaggtttttggggggtggggggttaggtttttttaggtttttgagggggggggggggtaggttttttttaggtttttggggggtgggggggtggggggtttaggtttttttttggggtggggggagtggttaggtttttttaggtatatttgtagagtaactttgatagttattgataattacaaaaatgccaccttgtctttttgaattttccttcaatttgtatgtttagtatgttaagattatttgtacaagaactttacccaatatatgtatgtattaatGTATGCGTGTGGGTATTTAGAAAATAAAATCAAGAACAAGCAAATGAGAAAATGAAGCTTTACCCACTAATAGAGTATTTCAGCATCAAAATACTGTttacataaattaaaaaaaaagaagtaAAATTTTACAAAGCAACAGAAACAGAATCAACACTTGAATCCATGTTCTTCATTACAGATATAACTCTCCAAGCAAGATCTTTGTCCGCAATCGACCAATTACAGCAAAAAAACGTACCGTCAGAGCTAACCGTAGACCCATCACTAATTCTAAAAGAACAGTTATCATTCTTACAAACCGCAAGACGAAAAGAGTTCACCTGAATAACCCCCATGTCATCCGGTACCCCAAATTCGACCACTTCGTTCGATATCTTTCCACTTACAATGCGAATCAACGAGTTGTCATCCGTAACATGACCCTTCAACCTGCATAAACTTAACGGAAAACAATAAGCAAACTCAACTTCAGTTTGTTCGGCTCCAACCATGGTTAAAACCTCATCCTGGTGTAAAATCTTGACTTTTTGACCCGTCTCCATCGTTAAAATCCCTTGGGTTACCCTTTCGTCACAGACCTGTACTGGGGCCATTTCCGTAGCTTCATCTTTTCCGAACTTAAAATTTGGCGTCAAAGAACTACGGATAAATTTAACCGAGGCATCGGCTTTAACAAAATGGGTTGTGGGAAAAGATACGGTTTCGTTATTTAACGGACAATAGGAGTGTATTCCCAGTTCGGATTCGATTCTTCCTTTAAGATGATCCATGTTTATTATATCCCCGTGTACAAGTATTACGTTCTTCGGAGATAGAAAGTTGACAAGATCCATTATTCCCTTTTCATCGGTGTGCGGGCTAAAAGACAATCGATGAATCTTGCAGCGGACATCGATCTGTGTATCTTTGTCCACATCGACTTTTGTGGTCTTATCAGACAACTTGTGACCCACGGTTCCCGCAACACAGTACCCGGGAAGTGTGATAAGATTATATTCGCATGGGGCCCAATGCTTGAAAACTTCGAGTGAAAATCCGCCGCTAAGCATGCCAGGTGTCGCAAAAAGAACGCATGGTCCAGGAGCATGTATTAACGAGCGTTCAAAGCTCTGAACTACATTAACCAAACCCTCGTTAGTTATACACTTATACTGCATCATGGATTTACTacgggtgctaaacgggtcgtgttcgcgggttggcgggttcaacccgacccgaacccgaaaattatagacgaacccgaacccgacccgaacccgaaaatcgtttcatacatatgaacccgaacctgACCCGAATATTCGCAggctgacccgaacccgacccgttcaacccaaattttatttttcagcaaATTAATATACTAAAATTAACATCTACtacaaaaaaacacaaatttgataataaaattacataaaaatcataaaatcttatgtcaatttctatttttaagttataagtatagcataaaatacacaccaaatttaatttctaacataaaagatattgtaaaaaatataatattatagaaattggttaaacgggtcaacccgccaacccggcCGGGTTGACCCAAACCTGACCCCTTTAGCTAAACGGGTTgacgggttcaacctgaaactgacccgaacccgtttagactacacccaaacccgcgaatttcgtgttaggttcgtgtcgtgtcttcgggtcgtgtcagaaattcacacccctaggATTTACGGATAATATGCTTTTAGTAAACTAGTTATATGGAGTACCGTTTTTGAAATTGAATGCGTTCCTAGTAGCGTATGTATCTTTCACCTTCTGGCTAGTCCAACTAATGAGCACTTTGTAATACAAATTAGCTTGAATCGTCAAACCTGAAGGATACAAAGCAAATTACTGCGTtaattagggctgcaaacgaaccgaacaaacacgaacaagaccgtgttcgtgttcgtttgttaagaaatatatgtgttcacgaacacttatcaaacaagattttatgttcgtgttcgtttgttaaggaaatgaacttgttcgtgttcgtttgtgtttgtttgttaattttaggcaacgaacaaaaaacgaacgttgatgaacacagACGAGCACAAATTAatgttcatgaacaaaatatataatacactaacacttattagatatttaatttgtcggaattatgaagtatttaaataaatataaaaactaaaaacactaatgaactattgaacacaaacgaatatgttaacgaacataaacaaacaaacacgacctctgttcatgtttgttcatttaactaaacgaacgaaatttcttgttcgtgttcgtttgtttaataaacgaacgaacacaaacgaacttcccgccgaacggttcacgaactgttcgccgaacgtttggttcgtttgcagctcTAGCGTTAATGATAGATCATCATTCTTCCTTGTTTTATACGTAAATGAAATGATTTGACAGTTTTAATTGTAGTTGAGGAGAAAGCATAATAAGGGATTAAACCTGAAGAGAAGTAGATAGGAACCTTGAGATTCATTCGCTCCCAATAATCATCCAATAATATACAGAGTTCCTATTTGACAACTCATAAGCTTGttacacgtgtatatgttgacatttaagagatatacagtcaagaaaatcaagagcaatggtgatatatatgcggattagacaccaaaaaataaacactcaaaaaatatttaaaaaggcGGTTAAACTTATAAAAAACGGATTTAAAAAAGTCGAATTGATAGGAGAATGAAAACCTGAGCCCTTCCAAGAGCAAACGTAGGAATCAACACCTTTCCTCCACTGGCAACGCAATTATGGACCTGCAAGTGTTCTTCCACAAGCAAATTTAAAACGAGTACAATTCTAAATATaaaaatttaactaaaaaaataacGAAGTTGATAATGATTAGTGGTTATAACTTATAAACATGACAAAATGAGGCGTACATACAGCCTTAAGAAATTCTCTCTCCCGAGCATATTTTGAATCACGAATAGTTTTCCCATATGTTGACCTGCAGACATATTTTGAAGAGTatattacaaaaatcgtcctttatgtatgtcacttaggccgtggggtatggggcgggagttttggcgtgggttggggtaaaacgcccaagtcaccaccccgggtgggcttgggttgtggcgtggccccttggggcttggctttcaagccgggcgtggggcggtatgGCGAAGCGAGCTGGCTTATTCTCATTGGGTCACCCGCCACGTCAGGCGggtgtttaaaattttgaaatttaaaattcaaactggTCCCCCCCATCCCCCCATCTTCTATAACCGCCACCCGGGTCACCCAAAGGCCTTATATATTGCAACCCCAACCCCACCGGTCCCCCATCCCATGAACCAAACACCCCACCGGCTACACCCACTGTCTTGAACCCGCTACCCCGctggtccccccatcccacgaacccaagAAGAAATGGCATCCTGGACCCGTCAAGAAGAAATGGCGCTCGTAACTAGCGTCGTCGACGCTATGAAGGGGCGGCCACcgggccaaacaaaatattggGCGGAAGCATTTGCGGCCTACCGACAAaacgtcggtaacgaccgccacaacctcaacgcgtgccaacataaatggcgcgagctacggcccaagctcgagcgtttcaaggcttactacgatGCGGTTCCCAGtggcgagttaagccacgaggaccgggtggcggtggcgaacatagagtttcgaggcaaggaaaacaaggcgttcgacaagatcgacctttttgaaatttttttaacgctctaggtttttttgttttgtaatttttagaaattatgtaatttttaggattatgtaatttttaaaattttaatgaagttgtaggtttttttataaatgttgtgtgattttttataaattttttgtttttttttaaaagaaccATTTATGCCACGCGGttcacccaacccaagcccaacccacgccccgccataccccgcggacacgtaACCCGGCAGTGGGCTGGCTCCGCGGACACGTGTCAccaaatgcccaacccaagccccaaccccaaccccaaccccaccataccccacggccttattacaaactgtgtcctttatcttcaataattacagaaaacgtactcgatgttcgcaaccccttgcaagttatgtcttttagccctaactcagttaatctTTTTGTAGTTAAATCtaaccaaatggaccccacatgagggtattttggtcattttactctcatgtgaggtccatttggttatatttaaccacaaaaataccctcatgtggggtccatttggtcagatttaaccacgaAAATTAATTGAGtaagggctaaaggacataacttgaaGGGGTTTGCAAActtcgagtacgttttctgtaattattgaagacaaaggacacagtttgcaataagtgacatacataaacgacgatttttgtaatttactctattttgaagtatttaaacaTTTAAAAACCATCTGAAAAGGCGTACTTTTTGTGATGAAACATAAATTAAAACTGCCATCAAGCAACGCAACAACTATGAAGTCAGAAATAATAGAAACATTTAATTAATAGGAAAAAAAAGAGCACACATAAATAAGTCTTACTCTGTTATAAGAAGGTCTAAACGAAGTCGGTCAATTTGAGCTGCACCAAGATGTCTATCAGGTGTCATGTTATAATCTCCCGTATAAACCATAGCAGCATCTCCGACACTTGCATAAAACATTGCAGCTCCAAGGACCTTGAACATTTAAAACCAAATAATAAATTGAGGTAAACGTTTAATTTGACTTCCGAGGGTCAGCAGAAAATTGAGTTTAACGTTGATATGCGATCGTGTATAGATAGACGTTCAAGAAGCATACATGTCCAGCATAGTAAGCACGAATTTGAAGGTCTTTATCAACTTGCACAGTTTGCTTTATATCCACTGCAGTaactgaaattaaaaaaaaataacaaagagATGAGTTCGGTGGCACACTGACACTACTTTTGCATTTGTAATAATAatttggaaaaattacaagttttgtcctttatcttaatatcacttatcaggcggtgtcctttttaacgaattttgacaagttttgccctttacaaggaattttgttgcacgttttgtcccttaggcttaacccagttagattttcttgttaaatcttgtcacccaagggtattttagtcttttcacccatttatttaatattatttaaaagaataaaacaaaatattttagggTTGACTCttgaaataaatgggtaaaaagactaaaatccccttgggtgacaagatttaacaagaaaatctaactgggttaagcctaaaggacaaaacgtgcaacaaaattccttgtaaagggcaaaacttgtcaaaattcgttaaaaaggacaccgcctgataagtgatattaagataaaggacaaaacttgtaatttttcctaataATTTTGAAGTATTCAGTTTTCTTACAATGCATAAAGCAATGCAGCAGGAAAAATGCTACTAAATTATGTCTGTAACAACGAAAGCAAGTAACTTTGGTGTTGAAGAACACTCGATTAATCTAAAATATGCTATATCAATCATAGTGCTTAAGATGAACCACAAAGTTCAAGTACACCACATATTTGCTGAAAATAACAGACCATTGTTCAATTAGAAAAAAACCATAGTTATCGAAGGCGCAAAGGGTGAGCCTTGGGCCTCAATTCAAGGCGCTTAGAAAACGAGGGCTTTTCAGGCAAGGCGTATAGCATAATGATACAATTCTTAGGGGTTTTAGCCATAGTTGATAATAGCGAGCATAGCGctcgctatagcgaatagcgtagcgTAGCGTTCATGTGTTGCTATATAGCTGGTAGCGATAAATAGCGagatttttgtaaattttttagctttttatattttttggtaaaatattaaaatacatacaaaatatttctaaaattttgttctagtgtatcgctaaacATGAAATGCCCCCCGCTAATTGATCGCTATCGCTATGTAGCGTATAGGTAGCTTCTCACTATCGTCCGTTgttcgctattgacaactatgactTTAGACATGTTATAAGCTTCTTTAGGGCTAGTTTAGGTTGTTTTATGTTGATCTCAGGTTTGTTGATATAACTGTTTCAgacaatttttgaaaaattccgTCTGAAAAAGCGCCCGAGACCCTGAAAGTGGGACCTTTGAAGCGAAGCGAGATGGCTGCGCTGAGCCTAAAAAGTGGGACTAGGCACAAGCCTTGACAACAgagaataaaacaaaaaaaaaaagcaaaagggAAGAAACCGGCGGTACCTTTCTTCATACAATTAAGGATGTTGTCATTCGTAAACTGTTGCTCTTCTCCCCTTCCAACCATCACTTTCCTGTAATCATCCAGCATAAGCGGAGCCAAAGCTTTCGTAGGATACTGTAAATTGCATAAATATCAGAACTGAACCATACTTAACCCCAGTGTTGTAAGAATcgttaggcgctagtcgggcggtggggTACCGACTAGCGGTTAATCGGAATTAATAAGGATTACTCGGATTAATCGGATTGAGATTTTTACACGTAATTTTTagttatatacacacacacatcttTTTATGTAGTTTTTTAAAGTAGATATGTTTTAACCCCTCGTTGACCAATTTTTTTAAGTAATTGGAACGAATTTATAAGGTTTGGTCGAAATTTGGCCTGCGTCTGGCCAAAATTATGCAAGAATAGGACCCTCATTGACCGCCTAGCGATTAATCGGCTATAACCGGTGAACCtccgattagtgattaatcggcgactaatcggatactagtcgggatttttacaaccatgcatAACCACAATAAAGTTGAAGAATATAATAAACCGAGATTACTTACCGTCATGTAAATGGGTCCAGTGTAACCACAAACTTCAGT encodes:
- the LOC110922176 gene encoding cleavage and polyadenylation specificity factor subunit 3-II, coding for MAIECLVLGAGQEVGKSCVVVTINGKKIMFDCGMHMGYVDHRRYPDFSRISKSGDFDNAISCVIITHFHLDHIGALPYFTEVCGYTGPIYMTYPTKALAPLMLDDYRKVMVGRGEEQQFTNDNILNCMKKVTAVDIKQTVQVDKDLQIRAYYAGHVLGAAMFYASVGDAAMVYTGDYNMTPDRHLGAAQIDRLRLDLLITESTYGKTIRDSKYAREREFLKAVHNCVASGGKVLIPTFALGRAQELCILLDDYWERMNLKVPIYFSSGLTIQANLYYKVLISWTSQKVKDTYATRNAFNFKNVQSFERSLIHAPGPCVLFATPGMLSGGFSLEVFKHWAPCEYNLITLPGYCVAGTVGHKLSDKTTKVDVDKDTQIDVRCKIHRLSFSPHTDEKGIMDLVNFLSPKNVILVHGDIINMDHLKGRIESELGIHSYCPLNNETVSFPTTHFVKADASVKFIRSSLTPNFKFGKDEATEMAPVQVCDERVTQGILTMETGQKVKILHQDEVLTMVGAEQTEVEFAYCFPLSLCRLKGHVTDDNSLIRIVSGKISNEVVEFGVPDDMGVIQVNSFRLAVCKNDNCSFRISDGSTVSSDGTFFCCNWSIADKDLAWRVISVMKNMDSSVDSVSVAL